In a genomic window of Methanoregula sp. UBA64:
- the cfbC gene encoding Ni-sirohydrochlorin a,c-diamide reductive cyclase ATP-dependent reductase subunit, producing MKQIALYGKGGIGKSTTSANLSAALSLAGHSVLQIGCDPKRDSTRMLMAGRLIPTVMDLVRERGASAVTPQDVVFTGFHGVRCVEAGGPEPGVGCAGRGIIATFQLLEKFGTLTGDIIVYDVLGDVVCGGFAMPMREGYAQEVYLVTSGELMSLYAANNICKAIQRLAARPKSRCRIAGVICNAKNMPREEELVAEFARRVNSHLIQYIPRDRTVQLAELDRKTVIEYDPASEQAQRYRDLAARVMENSRLTIPTPLEIDDLESLARQYV from the coding sequence ATGAAACAGATCGCCCTGTACGGGAAAGGCGGCATCGGGAAGTCGACTACATCAGCCAATCTTTCCGCTGCGCTTTCTCTTGCGGGACATTCTGTCCTCCAGATCGGGTGCGATCCGAAGCGCGACAGTACCCGGATGCTGATGGCGGGCCGGCTGATCCCGACCGTGATGGATCTGGTGCGCGAGCGCGGCGCCAGTGCAGTAACCCCGCAGGATGTGGTCTTTACCGGTTTTCATGGCGTCCGCTGCGTTGAGGCGGGAGGCCCCGAACCCGGGGTTGGCTGTGCCGGGCGGGGAATCATCGCCACCTTCCAGCTGCTGGAGAAGTTCGGGACACTCACCGGGGACATCATCGTCTACGATGTGCTGGGCGACGTGGTCTGCGGCGGGTTTGCCATGCCGATGCGGGAGGGGTATGCGCAGGAAGTATACCTCGTGACCTCCGGGGAACTCATGTCCCTGTATGCGGCAAACAACATCTGCAAGGCGATCCAGCGGCTCGCAGCACGGCCGAAGAGCAGGTGCCGGATTGCCGGCGTGATCTGCAATGCCAAGAATATGCCCCGCGAAGAAGAGCTCGTTGCGGAGTTTGCGCGAAGGGTCAACAGTCACCTCATCCAGTACATACCCCGCGACCGGACCGTCCAGCTCGCAGAACTCGACCGGAAGACCGTGATCGAGTACGACCCGGCAAGCGAACAGGCACAGCGGTACCGCGATCTTGCGGCCCGGGTCATGGAAAACAGCCGGTTGACCATTCCCACCCCTCTTGAGATCGATGACCTCGAATCCCTTGCCCGCCAGTACGTGTAG